Proteins encoded by one window of Rutidosis leptorrhynchoides isolate AG116_Rl617_1_P2 chromosome 7, CSIRO_AGI_Rlap_v1, whole genome shotgun sequence:
- the LOC139857027 gene encoding protein NDR1-like, whose translation MSNHTTTNSGPSCLKRCFSFILTLGPISFFMWLLLRTNSNPILSIQDIYIPALNKTLNSTSYQSIYIDLKLDNVNKYKGIYYDPLNITLLYYNQSDSNENDKTVSPISNYTLRGFYQGHKKNTRRKNWTETYGLPVDGGVVFKVDLESKIRFKILFWKTKRHRLVVGADFEVNDLGQKVQKKGTRLKSGAPELFSGKFNLCTLLVSFSSFSLVFV comes from the coding sequence ATGTCCAATCACACGACCACCAATAGCGGACCATCATGTTTAAAACGATGTTTCAGTTTCATACTAACTTTAGGTCCCATATCATTCTTCATGTGGTTACTCTTACGTACAAATTCAAACCCAATACTATCTATCCAAGATATCTACATTCCAGCACTCAACAAAACCTTAAACTCAACCTCGTACCAATCAATCTACATCGATCTTAAACTCGACAATGTCAATAAATACAAAGGTATTTACTATGATCCACTTAACATCACCTTGCTTTACTACAACCAGTCAGATTCAAATGAAAATGATAAAACTGTGAGTCCGATATCGAACTACACGCTTCGGGGGTTTTATCAAGGACATAAGAAAAATACTCGCCGGAAAAACTGGACGGAAACTTATGGGTTGCCGGTGGATGGTGGAGTGGTATTTAAGGTCGATTTGGAGTCTAAGATTAGGTTTAAGATATTGTTTTGGAAAACCAAGAGACATAGGTTGGTTGTTGGAGCTGATTTTGAAGTTaatgatttaggtcagaaagtgcAGAAAAAGGGCACCAGGTTGAAGTCCGGTGCACCGGAATTGTTCTCCGGGAAGTTTAATTTGTGTACGTTATTAGTTAGTTTTAGTAGCTTCTCATTGGTGTTTGTTTAG
- the LOC139857797 gene encoding protein NDR1-like: protein MSDYTTTTDSGATCFRCCFSFILTLGLTSLFMWLSLRTSNPILSIQDIYVPALNKTLNSTSYKSVYIDLKLDNVNKDKGIYYDPLNITLLYYNQSDSSEINKIVSPISNYTLRGFYQGHNKHTRRKNWTETYGLPVDGGVVFKLDLETKIRFKILFWKTKRHRLVVGADFEVSDLGQKVQKKGTRLKSGAPELFYGKFQLRMLLVSFSSFALVFV, encoded by the coding sequence ATGTCCGATTACACGACCACCACCGACAGCGGAGCAACATGTTTCCGATGTTGTTTCAGTTTCATACTAACTTTAGGTCTCACATCACTATTCATGTGGTTAAGCTTGCGTACTTCAAACCCAATACTATCTATTCAAGATATTTACGTCCCTGCTCTCAACAAAACCTTAAATTCAACCTCGTACAAGTCAGTCTACATCGATCTTAAACTCGACAACGTTAACAAAGACAAAGGTATTTACTATGATCCACTCAACATCACTTTGCTTTACTATAACCAATCAGATTCGAGTGAAATTAATAAGATTGTGAGTCCGATATCGAATTATACGCTTCGGGGGTTTTATCAAGGACATAATAAACATACTCGCCGGAAAAACTGGACGGAAACGTATGGGTTGCCGGTGGATGGTGGAGTGGTGTTTAAGCTCGATTTGGAGACTAAGATTAGGTTCAAGATATTGTTTTGGAAGACCAAGAGACATAGGTTGGTTGTTGGAGCTGATTTTGAAGTTagtgatttaggtcagaaagtgcAGAAAAAGGGCACCAGGTTGAAGTCCGGTGCACCGGAATTGTTTTACGGGAAGTTTCAGTTGCGTATGCTATTAGTTAGTTTTAGTAGCTTCGCATTGGTGTTTGTTTAG